The stretch of DNA CACAGTGGAAAGTGATGTGCTTTTCAATTCCTGCCTTTATCATCCATCTGTACAAATCAGCATTGCGACTATCGGAGTAAATCAAATCAGGAAATACCGGGTCGGCTGGCTTTCCTTTTTCTCCTAATAAATTATAGGCTTCATCAGATATGGGCAATGTTTCAGATCCTTTTGTTTTTTGCTGTACGAAACGGATGTAATGCCCTAACTCTGTTGATTGTTGCATTTCACTCCATTTCAATTTCTGAATATCGCTGAAACGTAAACCTGTAAGACAAGCAAAAATAAAAGCCCTTTTCATCAACTCGTTTTTACATTCGGTTTTGGCTAAGGTCTTTAATTCATCAAGGGTTAAAAACTCTCTTACTGGTTCGCCTTGTGGCAAGCCTTCTACCATTTCGGCAGGGTTGGTTTTCAATATGCCATCCCTCACAGCTTGTTTGAGTGCTGCTCTGAACTTATTGAAGTAACTGTATTTGGTATTGGTTGAAATTGCCTTTTTGGTTTTGGTACTGGCTTCTTTCAAAAGGTAATCCCTGAAGCCATCAACAAAGGCTTTATTGATTTGGTTGAATTGTATATCTCTTGGGCAATACTTTTTCAAGTGCTTTATGGTACTATCCCAATTGCCATAATTCCCTTTGCTGTCTTTTCTCTTTTCAGCCAATGCCTCCATATACATAATGAAGTACGTTTTTAGCTTCTCCTTATCGTGGAAATCATAAGTGCTGTTTTGTATCTCCAAATGCCTTTTACTGCGGATGGTTTCAGCCAATGCCAATATCTTTTTATTTTCTTCTTTTACTGCATTGGTGAGCTTCCCTTTTTCGGGGTCGGGTGTTAGGTATAAATTCAAATACTCGTATTGGCGTTTGCCATTTGAGTAGTACTCTAAGTAAAGGCTTATTTTATCGCCTTTGAGCCGTTGTCTTAATGTTACTTTCATTTTCTTATCAGTTAAATAAATTATCAATTGAAGCCCTTTTTGATGATGGTGCGACTGCCCAGCTTTGCCACCGGCAAACGGTTACTTTTTATCATCCGTTGAATGGTCCATCTGCTTGCACCCAAAAGGGTAGCAACTTCCAGTATGCTTAAAAATTCTTTCTCTCTTAAATTAGTGTGATTACCTGCTATCGGGTTGGATAGGGTTTCAGTAGCAACTACTGGAGAAGCGGAAACAATTTTGCTTTGTTGGTTCTTAAATTCTGCGTTTACTTTTCTTCTCGTTTGGTTTTCTTGTAGGCAGCACTGTTGCATTTATGGCCACAATACTTCGTTGTGGTCTTTTGGGCTATGAAAGCCTTACCACAATGATTACAGAATTTAGGAAGTTTAATTGTACTACTCATTTGTTGCTACTTGTTGCAGTATGTTGCTGGGTGGTGCTACTTGGTGCATTATTTCGCCTGACTTCCATCAAACTGATATGTGGGCAACAAAATAGCCAATTGGGCAACAACTGGGCAACAAATATAAGTA from Bacteroidota bacterium encodes:
- a CDS encoding site-specific integrase; this translates as MKVTLRQRLKGDKISLYLEYYSNGKRQYEYLNLYLTPDPEKGKLTNAVKEENKKILALAETIRSKRHLEIQNSTYDFHDKEKLKTYFIMYMEALAEKRKDSKGNYGNWDSTIKHLKKYCPRDIQFNQINKAFVDGFRDYLLKEASTKTKKAISTNTKYSYFNKFRAALKQAVRDGILKTNPAEMVEGLPQGEPVREFLTLDELKTLAKTECKNELMKRAFIFACLTGLRFSDIQKLKWSEMQQSTELGHYIRFVQQKTKGSETLPISDEAYNLLGEKGKPADPVFPDLIYSDSRNADLYRWMIKAGIEKHITFHCARHTYATLQLTLGTDIFTVSKLLGHRHLKTTQIYANVIDEKKTVAANKINIGL